One Rissa tridactyla isolate bRisTri1 chromosome 4, bRisTri1.patW.cur.20221130, whole genome shotgun sequence DNA window includes the following coding sequences:
- the ERH gene encoding enhancer of rudimentary homolog — translation MSHTILLVQPTKRPEGRTYADYESVNECMEGVCKMYEEHLKRMNPNSPSITYDISQLFDFIDDLADLSCLVYRADTQTYQPYNKDWIKEKIYVLLRRQAQQASK, via the exons ATG TCTCACACAATTCTACTTGTCCAGCCTACCAAGAGGCCAGAAGGCAGAACATACGCTGATTATGAATCGGTGAATGAGTGCATGGAAG gaGTCTGTAAAATGTATGAAGAGCACCTGAAAAGAATGAATCCAAACAGTCCATCCATTACGTATGATATCAGCCAGTTGTTTGACTTCATCGATGACTTGGCAGACCTCAGCTGTCTTGT ttACCGTGCTGATACTCAGACGTACCAACCGTACAATAAAGACTGGATAAAGGAGAAGATCTACGTCCTCCTCCGCAGGCAGGCCCAGCAAGCAAGCAAATAA